Within the Mucilaginibacter sp. CSA2-8R genome, the region AAAACGCCAGTCGTACGTACATGCCAGAAGAATAGCGCTTTACCGGGGTGTCTAAGAAATTTTCGACGCCCGAGAAGTCAACTATCTCATCAAACTTTTTTATAATTTCTCTTTTTGTCATGCCCAGCATGTGGCCACTGATGAAAATATTTTCGCGGCCGGTAAGCTCAGGATGAAATCCTGTACCTACCTCTAATAAACTGCTGATTTTTCCCTTACCTGATATACGTCCTTCAGTAGGTTTAATAATACGGGATAATATTTTTAAAAAGGTTGATTTTCCGGCACCGTTGTGTCCAATTATGCCAAAGGCTTCGCCTTGCCGTAATTCAAAATTTACATTGCGTAATGCCCATATCTCTTCTTTTGACTTGTCATTATTAGTACTGCGTTTAGTGATGTGTGTTTGCCACCACTGCTGCATATCACGCCGGAGTGATCCTGACCCAATGCTTCCCAACTGGTACAACTTTGAAATGTTCTCGGCCTTAATAACAATTTCAGACATAGTTATTTATAATACGTCCAGTAATTTATCGCCCATCTTATTGAACAGCAAAACGCCAGCAGTTACAATGATGGTCATAAACAGCACACTAAATGTAATGGCGTTGAGCGTACCATGATAGGTGCCAGTAAAGGCTGCTCTGAACAATTCGAACATAGATGATAACGGATTGAGCATTACTACCCAATTAACTTTTTGGGGAACAACAGATAATGTGAAAAAAACGGGCGTAACAAACATAAGTAGTCTGATAACTAATTGAGTTAAAGAAGTCAGATCACGGTACTTAGCTGTTAACACCGAAAAAATTAACCCTGCTCCAAAAGCAATACCCGACGTTATTACTACAGCAACCAACGCCAATGGCAGGGTGGAGGCATGAAAAGTTACCTGATTAGTAAGCGCGTAATAAGTAAATACTGAACCCAAAAGCAGTAATTGTACGCCGAATAAAAGTAACTGAAGTAATAAGGCTGAGAGGGCTACAATGACGCGTGGAAAGTATACCTTATTAAAAACGGCAGCATTTTGAGTAAATGTGCGTGATGTATTGGTAAAAATATCTGAAAACAGCGTCCACAAAGTAACACCAATCATATTAAACAGCATAGGCGGATAGCCATCAGTTTTTACACCAAGTATATTGTTGAATACAATAACAAATATACCCACCGTTAACAGAGGCTGAATCAGAACCCATAATGGTCCAAGTAAAGTTTGCTGATAGGCCCCCAAAAAGTCTTTTCGGGTTTGGCTCAACAATAAATCTTTGTAAAAATAAAGTTCTTTAAAATTTACAAACCATGAAGTTTTGCTGGTAATTTCCCATTCCCATTTTACTGATTTGGTCATGCTTAATTGATTTTATGCGTTAAACAATAAAATTGCCAGTGGTATTGTGACGCGAAATAATAAGGTCTTAAATAAATATATAAAAAAATAAGTGTAACTACAAGGTTGAAATTGTAGTTAAAGCTGGCGTAAGAGCATTGTTTTATAATAATAAACTATAGTTTAATAATATTTTTAATTATAATTAATATCTAAAAAAAATAGATTATATTTCCCAAAAGCATGAAAAGCATCAATCCTTAATCATCCTTGCTCCGAAAGCCGAAGGCATATACGCAAAAAAGGTTTAAAAGGATTTGCAAGCATTAAAAAAAATCAGTTTGATATGTTAGACGTTGGAATTTTATTAAAATGACGTTAACCTGGTTACAAAGTATGTTGAAATCTACGGAAAGACTGTATTGTAAAAGAATTAACGCACTATTGCCCATGCTACAGTTACTTTGCATTTAGCTGTAAGTTATGCGCCCGGCAAAGTGAAGTTTAAACGGATGAAAAGATTTAAGAAAAACTTACTTTCTTCGCTGCTTTTAGCATAGTCAAAATACTAACATAATTGAAATCTGATAAAAGCTTGAGCCGTGTTTCATAAGTTAATTAATGGACATCTTCATATATGGAGATGTGCCGGAGAAAAGTTTATTGATAAAATTATAGAAAGTTAATTTACAGCTTTGATTACTGCAAACTGAAATTATTAATGTGTTGTCAATAATTTTGTCTAAATGTCAGCTATAATATTTATAAAAAGCTCTGTTGCTTATAAAAGCGGAGAGGGAGGGATTCAAACCCCCGGTACCTTTAACAGTACACCTGATTTCGAATCAGGCACATTCGATCACTCTGACACCTCTCCGTTTGATAACACAATGCCTAAATCATCGTTGGTAATGATTATCTACAGCTAGATCGCGGCGCTAAAAGTAAGTCGATAACACAAGAAAAGCAAGATTGCCGGCTTCTTTATTGCAGTACCCAGCGTAAAGCCTTCGTTTATTGCGTCTTAATTTTAATGATTCAGGTTCTCGTGGTTTTCAATAAGCCTTAATGTGTATACCAAAAGTTTGTGTGCTTTAAGAAGCCGACCGATATACTATGAAAAAGCAAAAGCAGCCAACTCTGGCTGCTTTTGACTATATTAAACCAAGGTTCGGTTACTCGCTAATTGGCGGCTGATAGTATTTCAAAATTGCTGGCCACAATTTCTGTTTTATAACGTTTAATGTTTTCCGCATCTACAAACGCCTTGGTATGCAGCTTTCCCTGAACGAAAACTAAGTCGTCCATTTTTAAATCAAAGCGCTTTAGGGACGGATTAGTTTCCTCTACCCTGATCTGGTGCGTCTCTTCGTGGTCAGTATCTCCTTTGGCCGAATGAATGACTTCTTTGGTTACTACACTAAAATACAACCAGCGTTCTTGATTATAATTGTGTAACCGTGGTTCTTTAGAAATTTTCCCTGCCAGCATTACCTTATTAATTCCTGCGTTGGTATACATAATGTATCTGAATTTAGCTTTCCGTTTAGTAAACGTTTGTTTTGTTGCCTGAGTTAAGTACCTGCTTGCTTATTTTAATAATTGCATAGTTTATATCAAAACTATTCCGTATAACCGCCAATACTAATGTTTCAAAACTAAGCCGAATTGGTTTTCTTTCCAGCGTATTAATCCCAAATTGTGGTTGTGGTTTTTACGCAATATTTGATTGTTAAGACGCTTGTAAACCGTAACGGCAATAGGTGTATAGAATTGCAATTTTAGATATGTGTCGGGTTATATAGTAGTTTGAAGTATATAAGTGAGTTCAATAAGCGTGCATTTACATTCTAACTATTCAAATTAAAGCAAAAGGCCTACTTTTATATTTTAAAAACAGAACTATCAGTAAGCATTGAGCAGCAATCACTTTTTACGTTTATCAGAGTTATCCGGGCTCGTGTCTGAGGTTATGGAGCAGGTGTTTCAGGGCCGGGGCTTCTGGGTGATTGCCGACGTGACCAGCCATAGTTATAAACCTGGCAAAAATCATCATTATTTTGATCTGGTAGAGAAAGAGCCAGGTAGCAGCACTT harbors:
- a CDS encoding ABC transporter permease; translation: MTKSVKWEWEITSKTSWFVNFKELYFYKDLLLSQTRKDFLGAYQQTLLGPLWVLIQPLLTVGIFVIVFNNILGVKTDGYPPMLFNMIGVTLWTLFSDIFTNTSRTFTQNAAVFNKVYFPRVIVALSALLLQLLLFGVQLLLLGSVFTYYALTNQVTFHASTLPLALVAVVITSGIAFGAGLIFSVLTAKYRDLTSLTQLVIRLLMFVTPVFFTLSVVPQKVNWVVMLNPLSSMFELFRAAFTGTYHGTLNAITFSVLFMTIIVTAGVLLFNKMGDKLLDVL
- a CDS encoding single-stranded DNA-binding protein; protein product: MYTNAGINKVMLAGKISKEPRLHNYNQERWLYFSVVTKEVIHSAKGDTDHEETHQIRVEETNPSLKRFDLKMDDLVFVQGKLHTKAFVDAENIKRYKTEIVASNFEILSAAN